From Deferrisoma camini S3R1, the proteins below share one genomic window:
- a CDS encoding RHS repeat domain-containing protein yields the protein MGQLVDAGTGAVVAHYEYDPFGRQAYASGAVENAFRFSSKYADDELESPIYYYGYRYYSPELGRWMTRDPIHEHAFSLLQVHSLSNYGEYLVFRMNGLGYYVFVSNNALVNYDILGLDCCSSGNWSGVGVTVGGALFFGGAFSGMYNVACWGQKNSCLLLLSCYGVGYGLGGGFSIDSIWISGVYDTKGFSGRSSTGIIFGGVGIAGVGGTYPLHSRHGIQHAKNASVSYGVGFGLGGGWLQLTCSKNIVSCN from the coding sequence GTGGGGCAGTTGGTGGACGCCGGCACCGGAGCGGTAGTTGCCCACTACGAGTACGACCCGTTCGGGCGACAGGCGTACGCGAGTGGGGCGGTGGAAAATGCGTTTCGGTTTTCCTCCAAATATGCAGATGACGAGCTGGAGTCGCCGATCTACTACTACGGCTACCGGTACTACTCGCCGGAGCTGGGGAGGTGGATGACAAGGGATCCGATTCATGAACACGCATTCAGTCTGCTCCAAGTGCATTCCCTGTCAAATTATGGAGAATATTTGGTGTTTAGAATGAACGGGCTTGGATATTATGTATTTGTCTCCAACAATGCGTTGGTTAATTACGATATATTAGGGCTTGACTGTTGTTCGAGTGGAAATTGGTCAGGTGTTGGTGTGACAGTCGGTGGTGCTCTGTTTTTTGGTGGGGCTTTTAGTGGTATGTATAACGTGGCGTGTTGGGGGCAGAAAAATTCATGCCTATTGCTACTTAGTTGCTACGGCGTTGGTTATGGGCTTGGTGGTGGTTTTTCGATCGACAGTATTTGGATATCCGGCGTCTATGACACGAAAGGGTTTAGTGGACGATCAAGCACAGGAATTATTTTTGGTGGTGTCGGGATAGCAGGCGTTGGGGGTACGTATCCTTTGCATAGTCGACATGGAATCCAGCACGCAAAGAATGCTAGTGTGAGTTATGGGGTTGGTTTTGGTCTTGGGGGCGGGTGGTTGCAGCTGACTTGTAGTAAAAATATTGTTTCGTGTAATTAG
- a CDS encoding cytochrome c oxidase assembly factor Coa1 family protein — protein MTAQSMRGAFNVKWLIVLVFMAMALVSVVWVLDYQSLKSTWAYTEAVERLSKNDEVVSRLGQPLKFGVVWSWRKSESSVIFSVPLVGPKGRAVAYVSAKKMKDGWRFYRFAVYFDGREKRMDLH, from the coding sequence ATGACGGCCCAAAGCATGAGAGGCGCCTTCAACGTCAAATGGTTGATTGTGTTGGTGTTTATGGCGATGGCACTGGTTTCAGTTGTCTGGGTTCTTGATTATCAAAGTCTAAAATCAACGTGGGCATACACTGAGGCTGTTGAAAGGTTATCCAAAAACGACGAAGTGGTTTCACGGTTGGGTCAACCTTTGAAATTTGGGGTGGTGTGGAGTTGGCGGAAGAGCGAGAGCTCAGTAATATTTTCTGTGCCTCTGGTGGGGCCGAAAGGCAGAGCTGTTGCCTATGTAAGTGCAAAAAAGATGAAAGATGGCTGGCGTTTTTATAGATTCGCCGTCTACTTTGATGGGCGCGAAAAAAGAATGGATTTGCATTGA
- a CDS encoding glycosyltransferase family 39 protein, with protein MGNLRRAPRPFAVAFGLFVAEFLVCAYWIVSPTPVWFPDSPMYEAIGANLAAGNGFSADLRPPYRPEITRAPVVPYLVAGVYSVAGRRPAAVVWLNALWVAGAVAVGYLVMLRLSRDPAVAASGGAVAVLTPFIGGSAATIATEPVAMLQVTLAAWLLLRWREQARRKSAALRGALIGLLLASVVLNRVNLAPAVAVGALCFVGTAFRAVPRRPIAWATTVAFALALVGPVVLWSARNASVGLRFSPEPVGLSASRVYDIVRYREAILGEEPFGPPPANVRYFRHWRERYGPEDLLALERENRAWLEGFLAEHGADLVRATPARLVGLFSSSTVWTYPLEDPTGERFPGPVLRWVSRGLWTLSFLGFLALWSNRTARWVWLVPVVTLVPVHLMTVCSPRYMRVLMPLLLPYAGAFLVPLGRRLMSVGRRGRADPLGRTA; from the coding sequence ATGGGTAATCTGCGGAGGGCTCCGCGCCCCTTTGCCGTGGCATTCGGGCTGTTCGTCGCGGAGTTTCTGGTCTGTGCGTACTGGATCGTGTCCCCCACCCCCGTGTGGTTTCCGGACTCCCCGATGTACGAGGCGATCGGGGCGAATCTGGCAGCGGGGAACGGGTTCTCTGCAGACCTTCGCCCGCCCTACCGGCCCGAGATCACCCGCGCGCCGGTAGTGCCGTACCTGGTTGCAGGGGTGTACTCCGTGGCGGGCCGCCGGCCGGCCGCGGTCGTGTGGTTGAACGCGTTGTGGGTGGCCGGGGCGGTGGCGGTGGGATATCTCGTGATGCTGCGGTTGTCCCGGGACCCGGCCGTGGCGGCCTCGGGAGGGGCGGTGGCCGTGCTGACGCCTTTCATCGGAGGCTCGGCAGCCACGATCGCCACGGAGCCGGTGGCCATGCTCCAGGTGACCCTGGCCGCGTGGCTGCTGCTCCGGTGGCGGGAGCAGGCACGCCGGAAGAGTGCGGCGCTTCGGGGGGCGCTGATCGGCCTTCTGCTGGCAAGTGTCGTGCTCAACCGCGTGAACCTGGCGCCGGCGGTGGCGGTCGGCGCGCTGTGTTTCGTCGGCACGGCGTTCCGGGCGGTGCCGAGGCGCCCGATCGCCTGGGCTACGACGGTCGCGTTCGCCCTGGCCCTGGTCGGGCCCGTGGTCCTGTGGTCGGCGCGAAACGCCTCGGTGGGCCTTCGGTTCTCCCCGGAGCCGGTGGGGCTCTCGGCGAGCCGGGTGTATGACATCGTGCGCTACCGCGAGGCCATCCTGGGGGAGGAGCCGTTTGGGCCGCCCCCTGCGAACGTGCGCTACTTCCGACACTGGAGGGAACGGTACGGGCCGGAGGACCTCCTGGCGCTGGAGCGGGAGAACCGGGCGTGGCTGGAGGGGTTTCTCGCCGAACATGGGGCCGACCTCGTGAGGGCCACGCCGGCGCGGCTGGTGGGGCTCTTCAGCTCGTCCACCGTGTGGACATATCCGCTTGAGGACCCCACGGGTGAGCGGTTTCCGGGCCCGGTCCTGCGCTGGGTCTCCCGGGGCTTATGGACACTCTCGTTCCTGGGATTCCTGGCGCTCTGGTCCAATCGGACCGCCCGGTGGGTATGGCTCGTCCCGGTGGTCACCCTGGTTCCCGTCCACCTGATGACGGTATGCAGCCCGCGGTACATGAGGGTGTTGATGCCGCTCCTCCTGCCCTATGCGGGGGCGTTCCTGGTCCCCCTCGGGCGCCGGCTGATGTCCGTCGGCCGTCGGGGACGTGCCGATCCTCTCGGCCGCACCGCGTGA